One Theropithecus gelada isolate Dixy chromosome 3, Tgel_1.0, whole genome shotgun sequence genomic window carries:
- the ZNF775 gene encoding zinc finger protein 775 codes for MEGGLAGDRTGAGLVMKVKQEKPERLLQILAPQVMLAEKDKENIFQQHPGLPPRQTMGRPRALGGQEESGSPRWAPPTEHDAGLAGRAPGSASGPLSPSLSAGEGHFVCLDCGKRFSWWSSLKIHQRTHTGEKPYLCGKCGKSFSQKPNLARHQRHHTGERPFCCPECARRFSQKQHLLKHQKTHSRPATHSCPECERCFRHQVGLRIHQRAHARDRQGSRAGLHELLRDAAARRACRLRPGPPRGRPEWAWLGLCQGWWGQPGARTAVSGPSGPGEPRQFICNECGKSFTWWSSLNIHQRIHTGERPYACPECGRRFSQKPNLTRHLRNHTGERPHPCPHCGRGFRQKQHLLKHLRTHLPGAQAAPCPSCGKSCRSRAALRAHQRAHAAAEPAVPAGEPGDQLQAEAIPGLAARPRSSQRSPGARDALWGRGRTGLTGPGEPRQFICNECGKSFSWWSALTIHQRIHTGERPYPCPECGRRFSQKPNLTRHRRNHTGERPYLCPACGRGFSQKQHLLKHQRVHRAAPACSPKEEAR; via the exons ATGGAGGGTGGCCTGGCTGGTGACCGCACAg GAGCTGGGCTGGTGATGAAGGTCAAGCAGGAGAAGCCGGAGCGGCTGCTGCAGATACTGGCACCGCAGGTCATGCTTGCGGAGAAGGACAAGGAGAACATCTTCCAGCAGCACCCGGGCCTCCCGCCACGCCAGACCATGGGGCGGCCTCGAGCCCTGGGGGGACAGGAGGAGtctgggagtccaaggtgggcccCTCCCACTGAGCATGATGCGGGGCTGGCAGGCCGGGCTCCCGGGTCAGCCTCCGGTCCCCTGAGCCCCTCGCTTTCCGCCGGCGAGGGTCACTTTGTGTGCCTGGACTGCGGGAAGAGGTTCAGCTGGTGGTCGTCCCTGAAAATCCACCAGCGCACCCACACCGGGGAGAAGCCGTACCTCTGCGGCAAGTGTGGCAAGAGCTTCAGCCAGAAGCCGAACCTGGCGCGCCACCAGCGGCACCACACTGGTGAGCGACCCTTCTGCTGCCCCGAGTGCGCGCGGCGCTTCAGCCAGAAGCAGCACCTGCTGAAGCACCAGAAGACCCACTCCCGGCCCGCCACCCACTCGTGCCCCGAGTGCGAGCGTTGCTTCCGTCACCAGGTGGGCCTCCGCATCCACCAGCGCGCGCACGCCCGGGACCGCCAGGGCTCCCGCGCCGGCCTGCACGAGCTGCTTCGGGACGCGGCGGCGCGCAGGGCCTGTCGCCTGCGGCCGGGGCCGCCACGGGGGCGCCCCGAGTGGGCCTGGCTGGGGCTCTGCCAGGGCTGGTGGGGCCAGCCTGGGGCCCGGACCGCGGTCTCCGGCCCCTCGGGGCCGGGCGAGCCGCGCCAGTTCATCTGCAACGAGTGTGGCAAGAGCTTCACCTGGTGGTCGTCGCTGAACATCCACCAGCGCATCCACACTGGCGAGCGGCCCTATGCGTGCCCCGAGTGCGGCCGCCGCTTCAGCCAAAAGCCCAACCTGACAAGGCACCTGCGCAACCACACGGGCGAGCGCCCGCACCCCTGCCCGCACTGCGGCCGCGGCTTCCGCCAGAAGCAGCACCTGCTCAAGCACCTGCGCACGCACCTGCCCGGCGCCCAGGCCGCGCCCTGCCCCAGCTGCGGTAAAAGCTGCCGCAGCCGCGCCGCACTGCGCGCCCACCAGCGCGCCCACGCTGCCGCTGAGCCCGCCGTTCCGGCCGGGGAACCGGGCGACCAGCTGCAGGCCGAGGCCATCCCAGGCTTGGCCGCGCGGCCGCGGAGCTCCCAACGGTCCCCGGGGGCCCGGGACGCGCTGTGGGGCCGGGGACGCACGGGCCTCACCGGGCCTGGCGAGCCGCGCCAGTTCATCTGCAACGAGTGCGGCAAGAGCTTCTCGTGGTGGTCGGCGCTCACCATCCACCAGCGCATCCACACTGGCGAGCGGCCCTACCCGTGCCCCGAGTGCGGCCGCCGCTTCAGCCAGAAGCCCAATCTGACGCGGCACCGGCGCAACCACACAGGCGAGCGGCCCTACCTGTGTCCCGCCTGCGGCCGCGGCTTCAGCCAGAAGCAGCACCTGCTCAAGCACCAGCGTGTACATCGCGCGGCCCCTGCGTGCAGCCCCAAGGAGGAGGCGCGCTAG